The Impatiens glandulifera chromosome 3, dImpGla2.1, whole genome shotgun sequence genome contains a region encoding:
- the LOC124930316 gene encoding uncharacterized protein LOC124930316, producing the protein MTHSEKPPMLECEEFVDCYIQMYMHLITMDDEMMFILSDSPIKIYKERIECTADDKRRNNLDNHCRSHIFKSLDRNTFGKVRECKTAKEAWETVIQLHEGNERTKENKILVATQKFENIKMRPGETMKEFSDRFTNVMNELSKLGKKYDSKETIVKALRSLPSIWDIKTMVMRESNNLGKMKLHDVFEDLKAYKFEI; encoded by the coding sequence ATGACTCATAGTgagaagcctccaatgctagaatgTGAAGAGTTTGTCGATTGTTATATTCAAATGTATATGCATCtgatcactatggatgatgagatgatgTTCATCCTATCTGATAGTCCGATAAAGATTTATAAGGAAAGAATTGAATGTACGGCTGATGATAAAAGAAggaacaacctggataatcattGCAGGAGTCACATCTTCAAATCTCTGGACAGAAACACATTTGGCAAAGTCAGAGAATGTAAAACTGCAAAGGAAGCATGGGAGACGGTAATCCAACtccatgaaggaaatgaaagaaccaaggagaacaagataCTAGTGGCCAcccaaaagtttgaaaatattaagaTGAGGCCCGGTGAAACCATGAAAGAGTTCAGTGATCGGTTTACTAATGTAATGAATGAGCTGTCTAAATTAGGAAAGAAGTACGACAGCAAGGAAACCATTGTCAAAGCATTGAGATCTCTTCCCAGCATTTGGGATataaagaccatggtgatgCGAGAGTCCAACAACCTTGGGAAAATGAAACTGCACGATGTGTTTGAAGACTTGAAGGCATACAAATTTGAGATTTGA